Within the Musa acuminata AAA Group cultivar baxijiao chromosome BXJ2-9, Cavendish_Baxijiao_AAA, whole genome shotgun sequence genome, the region GCTTGTCACGGGTGGATCCAGCGGCATCGGGCTCGCCCTCGCCCTCCGCGCCGCCGCCGAGGGTGCCCGCGTCACCATCCTCGCCCGCGACCCCTCTCGCCTCCAGGACGCTCGCGACGCCATCCTTCTCGCCACCGGTGTCGACGTCACCATCCTCGCCGCCGACGTTCGGGACCCTGAAGCCGTCTGCCGCGCCCTCGAGGCTGCCGACCCCGTCGACGTCCTCGTCTGCAACCACGGTGTGTTCCTGCCGCAGGAACTCGAGCGGCAGAGCCTGGAGGAGGTCCGCTTCATGGTCGAGGTCAACCTCATGGGTACGTTCCACCTCATCAAGGCCTCCCTTCCCACCATGAAGCAGAGAGCGAAGGAGAGTGGCCTCCCGGCCTCCATTGCCATCGTGTCGTCCCAGGCCGGCCAGGTATCTGACATATTGCTTCCAGGAATTTGTACTGGATTTCTTCCTGATGATGCCATTTTGTTCATCCGGGACACGTTCTGACAAAAATCTTGCTGATGATAACTAAGAAGAAGGGTGTTTTGCTTAACAGGTGGGAATTTATGGTTACACAGCATATTCGGCAAGTAAATTTGGGCTTCGGGGACTGGCAGAAGCTTTACAGCATGAGGTTATTGCTGATAACATCCACATAACTCTCGTATTTCCTCCAGATACAGACACACCAGGACTTGCTGAAGGTGTGGACAACTGCCTTTACTCTGATCGCTGTCATACTTTTCCATTTCCTTTTCTGAATGCTTGTTAATTAAACTTATTCCACATACATAATTTAGATTCTCTATGCAATGTCTGATAAGGTTTGCCATTTTGATCAGAAGCTGATCTTCTGCTATTTAAGATCTGTACGACTGCTCTCATGCATTTCATAACTTCTGCCTTACTCTGACCGCAGATTTTTGACTAAACTAACTTGGCAAATATAATTTAGGGTCTATATGCTATTTCCAATaatctttgttatttatattaGGTACTTTATGTAGATGTAGCAATTAGCATTCATGTCGACGTTGACACTTAAGCTCTAGATCCAAATCATTCCTAGActagattctttttttttccaaagagaagtaCTTGTATTACTTAAAAGCAGCGAATACAACTAGTGTTAGAAGAATTAACACTCGTAAAGGAAATAAAAGGATCCAATCAGTGGCCTATCCACAAAAAGGAACTTGACAAAACCAGCCAACCGATCAGAATAACAGTTCCCTTCCCTAAATATATGATAAGCATTAACACACTCGAGGGATTCCATTGACCTTTAATATTTCTAACAATGTTAAGCAGTTTCTAATACCCTCGAAGAACAATGGTTCCTTTACCATCTTAGATGAGTCAATTTCAATATCCAAGAACCGCACATTCTCCTCCTCAGGGAGATGCAACCCTCTAAGCACAGTAGCAAAGGTTTTGTCAGTAAAAATTTGTAAACATGCAGCCACATaattatagggaaatctaggggcaacatcatatacgcagtggaagaacataaaataaaaaatctaaatttttcAAATAGATATTCGTTGTCGTGTGAAAATTGATACGCAAAAACTCACGAAACTTAAATTTAAGTATGAGATAGATACgttttttacctagggagatcatatatccctgaatctctgtatatctgtaggagaggatgaaggaggtcaagtgtctttctctctagcggtgatccacacagtagggctacgacgacactcTTCAAATCTGCACGCTTGCTATTTGAGGAAAAGAAGGGgaaaggagaataagaggtgacaaCTAGGTAGTCctagcctatgagcctttagttctctcctatttatagaggtctccaattaacttaatcttaatAGATcttgctctattgggtattggatctccatccaattacccaagcatcttagactagtgggtctctacccaataatattttattagctcttattatatCTCGTCTacgagatctaataattcaggggcttattggatatccaataagatagcagctccgacggatatctcatatttgaacttctactcgttgcaacgcctaccatatgtgtgcgaccatctaggcccaatatcgagctggttgtgagttttacctgtcagaactcattttggcttagtgaattattatcttcataatagttcactcgactcatcgactacggacgtactaggccactacaccgtagtccccagacgatacatgaAAATTCAATCCACTAAACCTATCTGtcttcagttactgtgtacctatagtccctcatccatctaataccataGAAATCGTATACTAggaatggtgctgtcagacccaaacGGTTTCTCCTCGATTCTCGCCCTAAtctgattctcccggagaactatttctttatcaatctgagtaagaacacacaagatattcatctcatgataccaagagcagatgatcctttatcaccactcaatagccctcgtaagattggttgccactcccaatgaccgatagtactagatctgaaacttctaaacctataagttcagtatcaaagagtagaatattcatacaggacatccttggtgtctcaagtctaagaaccagatacactattgagaCTATAGAATCATTATGTAACAGTatggtatcatcaactatccagcatttcgtgagtagatcaatcagtgaacttattctccaatgagcacctgcattgtgtcCTTAGTGTCCCTATACTAGCAGTTATGAGatcagccacctccatcatatggataggtatacaactgttagaactcttgtagattctaaacttggggttgatctctttaggggatcggcctccttggaactctataggggttcctccctccaagttgctgctcaaaggctgtagaaaagattcatctattgcttaagaaaaaagaaggaattcatagctatttatagggcttctaaaccctaactcataataggactcctacttaagactcttacttctaaccaactcctaataggactcctactcaagactcctattcccttacaactcctaattcttctctaagaaaaaacctcctacatgaatgtccctctcaattaggactctcctagctagagtcctaacagatccgccctcttcaaatcagccttgtcctcaaggctaagattccatgaacttagggaaccgggtcttcagctcctcatatggttcccatgtggcgtcttcaagtggtaaattattccaatgcactagtacttcagtagagggacgtcgacgACGCATCATGATCCTGTGATCGAGgatgacttgtggttgagcttgaataactccatcctcagtggtgttgggcagtttgatctggggtgactcgtgttctcccaacttgggcttcaggcatgacacgtggaagatagggtgaattttggcatcctcaggtaatttaagtctatacactactgctccaatacgctctgtgatctgatagggcccaaaaaatcgtggagataacttcatggaggctcgagtgttgatggagagttgcttgtatggttgtaagcgaagataaacccaatctcctattgaaaattctctttcgcttcgtcatgtgtcggcttgctgcttcattctggcttgagctgtggagagattatcttttaacagttgtaggagtttgtccctatcaatcaattcttgttcaacctgatctaccttggccgagccaattacatactttggaatcacaagggctggtcgaccatacaatgcttcataaggggcacattttgtagatgaatgatatgtagtattataccaccattcggcccagggaagccattttgcccactcttttggtcggtcgctagcgaaacaccgaaggtatgtctctagacacctgtttaccacctctgtttggccgtcggtttatggatgatacgctgtgctcatcttgagtttggtgccttgtaactggaataactcggtccaaaatttactagtgaagatcctatcacgatcacttacaatggaccttggcatcccgtgcagtttaacaatattttctatgaaaacttgggcaatactagcagcagtatagggacttctcacagcacaaaaatgagcatatttcgtaagtcgatcaaccaccacgagaattgtgcttttaactttggtaggtggcagcccttcaatgaagtccatggagatgtcagtccacaccgtgtccggtataggtagtggttgtagtttccctggatttgccacagtttcacccttgtgctgttgacatacatcacattatgccacatattcagcaataatttttttcatccctctctaataaaaattttgcttcactcttttgtaggttcttaggaatccagagtgccctgctgaaggtatggagtgcatttcatgtaggatgattgtgatacaaggggagtcaggtataagcacaatacgacccttgtagcgtagatccgtcgaatcccaagtgtagtgggctattgcacttggatcctcctccaatttttttataatgttgctgatctctggatccttcttccattcttccctaatgtccacgaCGAGACTAGTGAGAGGAAGGGAGACGGctaaaaccttagcttgctcaggtagccgtgagagtgcatctgcaacaacgttttctttcccctttttgtaaataatttcataatcgaatccaagaagtttggttacccatttttgttgctcaggggatgatatcttttgctccaaaaatacTTGAgacttctatggtcggttttaatttgaaatcgccgaccgatcaggtaaggtctccacctcattactgcgtgtacaatggcgagcatctccttatcatatactgacatattttgatgggagggagataatgccttgctagtgtatgcgagtggtcgaccatcttgcatgagaacggctccaattccgactccagatgcgtcgatctcaatgatgaagggttggctgaaatctggtagcgctagcactagcgtcgttgtcatggctaccttaagtttgtcgaaggcagcagaggctttgtccgaccattggaaagcatcttttttcagtagagaagtgagtggtgcactgatcttcccatagtccttaacaaattttcggtagtagcctgttagtccaaggaactcgcgtagtaatttcacgtttgtaggtttcggccagccttgcattgtctcaatttttgttgggtctaccgccactccttctgatattgtgtgcccaaggtactctactttttgctggagaaagctacactttagttgcttaacaaacagagtattctcccgaaggatcgtaagaacaatccgtaaatgctgaaagtgagtctcaagagaagggctgtaaatgagaatatcatcgaaaaataccagcacaaatttgcgaagaaagctccaaaaaatatcgttcatgagactttgaaaggttgaaggagcattagtgagtccaaaaggcattaccaagaattcataatgaccatcatgtatgcggaatgcagtttttggaatatcatcttcacatacccgaatttggtggtaaccggatcggaggttcaacttcgtgaagactcgagctccttttaattcatcaagaagttcatccaccactggtattgggtacttgtccttgacggtgatgccatttaaagctcagtaGTCGATGTACATCCGCCAAGTTCGGTCCTTCTTGCGTAAAAGTAGCActcgtgaggaataggggctgcaacttggccgaatcacccctgtttcaagcatctcctttacgatcttttcaatttcatctttttggaggcgaggatatcggtacggtcgagtgttcgctggtggcttgcccggaaggattggaattcgatggtcatgttgtcgagaaggaggaagaccgcatggttcagcaaaaatgtcggcaaattcagtaagcaattgggcaagattttgatcttcaatttctattttcttcccctttggttgctgctggaggtgcatcaaaaacccaccatttaccttgtgtaaaactttctccatttgttgggttgaaatagtggtaacgttgcttccgcgcttcccacataggatgatctgtttgcccttacagtagaatttcataattaatttagaaaagttccaagagacatcacctagtatagtcagccattctataccaagcactgcctcatagtcatcaagtggtaggaggaagaaatcggtgataatttcttggtcttgcagtaatagtttcacctgcgggcatctttggtcgcactctaggattctgccgtcggccacctttacatcgaacttgttgtaaccttcaatatgcagtgccattcaagcagcaaccttactattcaggaagttattagtgctacccgtgtcgatgagaacagtaatcggctgttgtttgagaaggcctccaactttcatcgtttgcgggtttgagttaccggctagtgcgtgtaccgtaatgtcggtcggttgtggctcttcttccatatcttctatttcatattcaaggctctcttctggatgttcaatgacctcttcttctactggttcaatcataagaagtctcccttttctatagcgatgctcgtggctccacggctcgttgcaatgccaacataaccccttcgcagatcgctcccgaagttattctcttgttaaccttttcattgcagggactcggttgatagtaggggggctgagggctttagtattgtaggtcgaggagtgatcatagccctccgggcttcatgtttcaatcactcctcttgaagtcgtgcgaaagagatggctgccataagcgtgtatggttatcgcgccttaacttctccccggatctctggctttaagccctcaataaaggttcccaatagctatttttcagaccaatcacgagtttgattatataacctttcaaacctggtttgatactcctgaatggtggaggtttgtcggttctttgctagttgtccgtcaatgttctcgtaataagttggtccaaagcggttcagcagtccttctttgaattgtcgccatgaaaggactccatatgtgtgttcaaaccagtcaaaccactgtatgacatccccttcaagatgtataactgcaatttccaccatggatgcatccgcagttttatggtaccgaaaatatcgctccgcgcacgagatccaaccaattgggtctccttcttcccatctagggaagtccactctcatgcgcgaatagttggggtcagtcatagagcctcccctctcttggaagtcatctctttaggcatgatgtgattggttagcgctctctccttgatgtgatttcttcgggcttggtggtcggcccaaactgaattcgataaggagagtccgaatcttatcctccattcgtgcctcgaaggcttcaaattttgcattgattgcctcctcagatgctatagtatatgaatccaaatctgtgatgttaagatctctcttttgttgacgggttaaaggcatgtataggttgagagaagtgatggttgaaagggttgggggATTGGTTTGgaaagagaaaatatagtatcaagatcaaacaaacagtgctatgcggttgaaattctgcaatgtatctttcgttgtagagatgaaaactttgtgacgaaaagtttatgcaataatataggaacaaattttttttttttggattttcggatagggataactaaattacagcagcagtaaggtaggaaaccagaacctgttgcaattcacgtggagatcaaaggatgatctgcggtggtggagatgatggcggaatttggcgacgatcttttaagcaattgtgggaattgctttgggcagctgtggagggctgatggatggctatggaagggcagcgagatgccaagaacgctgctctgataccaggtgttagaacccttgcagattctaaacttggggttgatctctttaggggatcggcctccttggaactctataggggttcctccctccaagttgctgctcaaaggctgcagaaaatattcatctattgcttaagaaaagagaaggaatacatgactatttatagggcttctaaaccctaactcctaataggactcctacttaagactcttacttctaaccaactcctgataggactcctactcaagactcctattcccttacaactcctaattcttctctaagaaaaaacctcctatatgaatgtccctctcaattaggactcttctagctagagtcctaacaacaacACATcaatatgtccggttatctcgatgtccctcttgagtaacctatgatcaggattatttaggtttgtatttaaaggtgaatcaatctcattatcatgatctcatcatgatctgattcccattgcatagatccatggacatcattatatatttatgcaataagtaatataaaataagaaattaccgtattaataataataaaaaacaatGTGTCATGTCacccgtgccatcactcacgtgattggcttgcagggcacccatgactagcaatctcccacttgacctaaagccaatcacttatgtgtttgatccccattatacccctatgacgctcaaagataatatgaaataacaactttgttagtggatctgcgatgttattttcggatgaaactctttccactaataCATCTtctcgggccacgatctctttaataaattggaacctcctcagaacacttctgatgagacccgggttcccttatttgagcaatcgccctgtagttgtcgcaatataagggaatttaCTCATTGcttggcatgactcccaaatctatgatgaactttttcattcAGACTCTTTTCTTTACTGCATCAACCATAACAATGTACTTCGTCTCTATGGTTGAGTTAGTAGTAatgtcttgcttggaactcttccagcatactgttcatccattcaaggtgaacacatacCTTAAATTAAACTTGCTATAATCGACATCGGATTGGAAGCTCAAGTGTAGCCTATAACCCTGATGCTActtccttcatatactagtaaaggattcttagtccttctcaagtacttaaggatacactttatttctttccagtgctccaagcttggatccgcttgatacttgctcgtgatatTAAGATCATATGCTATATCAAGCTTgatacatagcatagcatacatgatagatcctattgttgaggcatacgaTATCATATCTATGcctgccctttcttcaggagtctttggggacatactcctagaaagcgatatcccatgtctcatcggtatgaaacatctcttggaattttttataccaaaccttttgacaatggtgtctatgtacctagattcggacaagctaagcatcctcttggatctatctttattgaTCCTGTTGTAAAATAtgtggcgacatcatatgcgtagcggaagaaaaaaaaaaatcccagaattcccgcgaaaaagaaggtttcatcattgtGCAAAAGTTAGCGCACAAAAACCTACGAAACCGAAAAACTACGCGTAAAAgaattacttagggagatcgtatatccttaaaaacctacagatctgtgggagaggatgaaggaggtcaattgtgctcttctctagtggtgatccacacgataGGGGCTGCGAAGATACTCATCAAATCATTACCCAAAACTCTTCATCGCgcgcaccacgcaatcaagaagagattgccccttcttgctgtccacatgcccTAAATTGAGGCTGCAGTATgaggaagagagggagagaggagaatcggAGGCAACTAAAAAGAATCTCTAACCTATGAGTCTTTAGTTCCTTCCTATTTATGGAGgccccctattaacttaaccctaatggattctgctatattgggtattggatctccatccaactaccccaagcatcttagattagtgagtctctactcaataatatcttattagctcttattggatctcaaatccaataattcaagggcttattggatatccaataagataggggctctagcggatatctcatgtctgaacctctactcgtcgcaacacctaccatatgtgtgtgaccctctaggcccaatattgaactgatagtgagtcatacctgtcagaacttcttctggcttagtgaattattatctccataataattcattcgactcatcgactacggacgtattagaccACGACGccacaatccccaaacgatataggggaatctaatcctttagacttatctatcctcaattaccatgtacctatagtctctcatccatctaatattccaaagatcgtataccgggtatggtgttgtcagacccatacagtttttaCACGAGTCTCACTCAAATCGAATTCTCccagataactctttctctcttaatccgaatgactatggttagggatttgtttgagaaaaaacatatgtgatattcctctcataacaccgagagtggatgatcctctatcgacactcaataaccctcgtaaggttggctactactcttgatgaccggttgtgctagatttggaacctccagacctataaatccgatatcaaagagtggagtactcatacaagacatccttggtgtctcaaatctaaggactagatacaccactaggatgatagaatcgttgtatgacaataagacatcatcaaccatccaactttccatgagcggatcaattagtgaactcattctccaatgagcacctacactatatccctagtgtccccacatgagtagctataagaccaactgcatccatcatatggacgggtatacaacacatcagtctgttcggttatctcgatgttcctctcgagtaacttatgaccgggattatttaggatatgtctttaacggtgaatcggtctcattatcatgatctcatcacgatttgattctcattgcgtAAATCCATGAACATTACAATATATTCAtggaacaagcaatataaagtgataaaataccaaataataataataagcaaaaagattgcgtgtcaaTTCACACATGCCATTACTcgtgtgattagcttgcagggcacctatggctAGCAAATCAGAATCCCCAAtatgtaggatgcttcccctaagtcattgatggagaagtgtctaaatagccaagcttttactgtggaaAGCATTCAtatatcattctcaatgattaggatgtcatccatatataacaccaagaaggtgatagcgctcccacttaccttcctatgcacacaaggctcatcttcgttcttaatgaagtcataagatctgatcgcctcatcaaatcttatgttctaacttcgtgaagcttgcttcagtccaaaGATGGACCTAAACAACCTATATACCTTATTTGGActatccttggacacgaatcccttaggttgtattatatacacctcctcaaggttgccattgaggaatgcagttttcataaggttgccattgaggaacacgATTTTCATGtctatttgccagatctcataatcatagtgtgctgtaatagccaatagaattcggatggattttagcatggctctgggagagaaggttttgtcatagtcaacacattacctttgacgataccccttagccactagccttgctttataggcctttacctttccatctactccgatcttctttttgaagatcTATTTGCAACCAATGAGTATAATACCCTCAGGTGtatcaactaagttccaaaccttgttggagtacatgaaatctatctcagaattcatggcctcTTGTCACTTccgggagtctatactcgtaatagcctcctcgtaggtctgaggatcaatatcctcaacattctctcctttaatatatcccacatatctctcaagaagaTGAGATGCTCTGTCGGACCTACATAAAGTCAGAACTTGTAtgctaggtacttgaacaaactcaagctgtggaatggtgcttgagctaggttctccaacctcgctcaactctatcatgctccactatctccaccaagagtgtgttcattcttaaggaacaccgctctcttggctacaaagactttttggtccacgaggtgatagaaataatacctattagtttccttggggtatctcatgaATATGCACAATTCCGTCCTGGATTCTAAtttgtcggggttgtgtcttttgacgTGGGCaaggcagtcccaaatcttaactaccttaagatcgggcttcttcccttttcatatctcatatggagtagacactaccaacatagttggaattctattcagaaggtaagctgtggtttctatgacatatccccagaatgagaaagGGAGGTCGgtgaaactcattatggaccgcACTATGTCTAACAGTATGCAATTCCTCCTTTCGAATATACCATTAAGttggggtgtataaggaggtgtccactgaGAcagaatcctatggtccttgaggaactgggtgaactctgtactcaaatactcacctcctcgatccgatcgaagagtcttgatactctttccagtcggattctctacttcattcttatactccttaAATTTCTCGaagacctcggacttgtacttcatcaagtacatatgtctatacattgagaaatcatcagtaatagtaatgaagtaggagtaagcaCTTATGGAACCACTtacgacatgagttgacatgagaccaaatacatcactatgtatgagtttcaatAACTCAGTAACTCTCTCTCCAataccactaaatggagagt harbors:
- the LOC103973642 gene encoding 3-dehydrosphinganine reductase TSC10A; the protein is MASLFFLFLLLLPFAILLLVLAAIVRPRPVRIPLKGRHVLVTGGSSGIGLALALRAAAEGARVTILARDPSRLQDARDAILLATGVDVTILAADVRDPEAVCRALEAADPVDVLVCNHGVFLPQELERQSLEEVRFMVEVNLMGTFHLIKASLPTMKQRAKESGLPASIAIVSSQAGQVGIYGYTAYSASKFGLRGLAEALQHEVIADNIHITLVFPPDTDTPGLAEEHKRRPEITNVIAGSQGGMKADDVAKKTLNGIKSGQFVVACNFEGYLLHVATVGLSPQRSYFMAFVEILGVGFLRFVALCYQWSWFTSIEKWHAKMKSS